From the genome of Salvia splendens isolate huo1 chromosome 7, SspV2, whole genome shotgun sequence:
CTGAGGAATGATATGTTGTATATATCATGTAAGCATCATTATCATTTGACGCACGTTTGACATTATttgtttcgatttatatatttagtttgattctaatatattaaaaatgttattgaaaattttaatttcacaaattcataaaaatcaaagctcgatttgctcgtttttctataatttcaaataaactaataaaataacaaatcaaactttgatttttatggattttgtgaaataatttcaataacattttttaatacattagaatcaaactaaatgttTTATATTAATTGAAATGAACAATGCTAAACGTGCGTCAAACGAGAGAGATGATTACATAAGAAGCTCACATAAGTAACGTAGCATATCATTATTATATATCCACCAccgtatatttattttaaagtttAAAGCAATTTTATTCATTCTTTTCTCAACGTTTTGCATCAACTTTgcctttatattttttatttttgtggacAGTAACCTTTCCATATTGAATTTTTTGAACCGAAATTAAATCTCTTCAACGAAGTCTTTCCAAAATGTTGGCTCAAAGATTATACCCCTATCTTCGTAATGAATGGTTTAATCAAACATTATGATTTTACCCATAccagattaaaaaaatataaaactgtactagtatttaattaacTACACGCGTCTTAAATTCatatattatgaaaaaaattgtttaCATATATCACAATTTTCCTTAGTTTCTAGATCAAATAGGAGTGTTTGTGAAATCGTATGGTTTATTTTTACCTTTATTTAATTAACTACCATATCACAATGATTTACCTTTCTACATACATTTTCCCTTTGGAATGTGTTGTTTTTTGAAAAGGTATATTACACTTTATGAGAAAGTAAATAGATAATATACCTCTTTCATTTACCTTTCCTTGTTGAGATGCTTTAAGTACACTGTAGATATCaaattcatgtcaaaataaATTGCTATGATCTAAAGCCAAAGATTAACACGTGATATGAAAAGTCAATTTAATCTTAAACTTTGCTGATTAGACTGAAATAAATTAGATAACTAGTAGATTATGATCGACTTGTTACGGTATAAAATTATGAGTGAACTACGTAAATGGTACCttatctttcactttcgcacataaaggTACCttgtctttattttatatcgctTTTGGTACCTTGTGACAAAAATAATTctaggtaccaaacatgtgatttttttgttatgaagaatattttggaaatttcaattaaatagtaccaaacatgtgattatttttctttcttcctttcttatttctttttttcttctttagtttcttattctttcttttttctttttcttctttctttttagtattttatcttcctttcttctttctttttttttctgcttagtttatgtttcttcttacttcttttttcttttcccttattttttttctttctttttagtgtttatacatacatctaattgcattcgtaatataaatcaagaacaaaatatctaattaaattaattatttaaagtaattaaatcaattgagtattttttattaaattattttatactcattttaaaGTTGAAACACCtcactaaaaatattcaattcttTATATCACTATGAATATAATTCACaatgttaaatttttatttttattaaggttgtattgattagctaccaatttaatgtaaaataaatataataataataattattattattacatgatattatatgattcataatttatataattatactataattatttattaattaatactagtttttagtattataataataatattatcataataattaaatataattatagctataattataattaagtatatttgaatgatattaaaaaataaattaattattaattcaaatattaaaataataataatagtataaagagtgaggagaatgagagaagatactataatatcacttttggtagtAATTTTATGTATGCCTAAAATATCCTCTATGacataaatgaaaaaatgtacTTGTTTATTGGGCATTTTGGGATGAATATAACATCAGCTACCAAAAATATGATTTATAGAtacaaaaaatgatataaaacaaAGATCATATACCATTTacgtgcgaaagtgaaagatcaagtACCGTTTATATAGTTCAGTCTAAAATTATATTAGGTCGGACCGAATGGATTGATAAGTTATACTCCTATAAGTTAGCTTAACAAATCGAAATTCTGTAAAAAAAATATGCTAAACATATAATTTCATGTCATATGATTGATACAGATATACAAAAATACAATAACTAAGAAAAATACACTATAAAATTAGTTTTATGTGAACTTTATATCGCACTGATTCCATAAGTTAACCAAAAATCTAAAAGTTTAAGTTATGgtcgaaatttttttaataaaaagatCAGCATTAATAATTTGATGGTCAACTTTTGAACATAAAAGAGTTGGTCTGATTAACATTCCAAAAAATGATCACAATTACATGACTTTGGGCAGAAGGAAAGTATAAATTATTAATGactgttttgtgaaaattactACTCCTATTAATATGATTGAAGATAATTATATAGTTGGAAGTTGGAACATGATAAACAAATTATAAACTACACAGAGCGAAAGAGTGAAATTACTATCCGTCTTCCTCACTCCAATATAAACCCTAATCAGAGCTGCCATTTCTGGTTAATCGCATTGAAATCTGCAGCTTTCTATTGCTTTTGATTCGCGGATGGCGGAAGAGGCGGCGCGCGAGAGGAACAGCGGTGATCGGAGCGAGACGAGCGACTACACGTCGGAGGATGAGGGAACGGAGGACTACAGGCGCGGCGGATATCACGCCGTGCGGATCGGAGATACATTTAAGCATGGAAGATATGTCGTTCAGAGCAAGCTTGGCTGGGGCCATTTTTCCACCGTCTGGCTAGCTTGGGACATTCAGAAATCTGTAATTTTCTCCATTCCCTCTACTTTTCTAGTTATAAGTCCGATTTTGAACTTTAATTTAAGTCTGCGATATGCTAATttgatttcttatttttttgttcTATAAAAAAAGTTTTGTTGTAAATTTGGTGATGATGTTTAATCAATTATTATGCTATCAGCTATCTAATGCGTAAATAACTTTTTTGTCTTGAGTTAATTATTCTTTTGTTTTGGTTTCATTCCAGAAAATAAAGGGAAACAATTTCGGCTACGGCACATGAATTCTCATGATTGTTTGCCATATGCCTTTTGTCATTCTGTTATTGAAGGTGTAATATATTGTTTCATTTACCCGATCTTTCTTTtgaacaatttttaatttttaaaaaagcaaGCATTTTGATGTGTTAGATGATGAGTTAGGTGGATGCttgattatattttgatttgattGGTATCACTGCTTTAATTCAGTGACATTATAGGAAAAGTTATTTGCAAAGATATGAGGAATGCAAaccaattttgaaaaaatcCTACCTTACCAAAAACTCATACctctattatatttttatcGTTCGTAACTtgcaaatttataattttatactcATGAATCTGGTGATAGATACATGTAGCTCTGAAGGTTCAAAAGAGCGCACAACACTACACTGAAGCAGCAATGGATGAGATCACTATTTTAAAAGAGATTGATGAGGGAGATCCAGATGATAAAAAATGTGTTGTGAAACTTTTGGATCACTTTAAGCATTCAGGGCCAAATGGTCAGCATGTGTGTATGGTCTTTGAATACTTGGGAGACAATCTTCTAACCTTAATTAAGTATTCAGCTTACCGAGGGCTTCCCCTTCACAAGGTTAAAGAAATTTGTTTCCACATTTTAGTGGGACTGGATTATCTGCATCGTAAATTATCAATCATACACACAGATCTGAAACCAGAGAACATATTGCTTCTTTCCAGGATCGATCCGTCTAAAGATCCTACTAAATCAGAGGCACCTCTCATCCTCCCTACCAGTAAGGGAAAGATTGCATTTGAATCTCAGACTTCAAAAGATGTTAAAGGGTCATGCAGTGACCTACCTAAAAACCAGAAAACGCAAACCAGGAGAAAGGCTAATCCAGCAGTGAGTAGATGTGCTGGGAATGAAGCTTCTGAGGAAGCTGAGCTAGATAATGAGGCAAGTGGGCCTGAAGATTCTCATGAAGGTGACAAATCCAATGGAGAGGGAAGATGTGATGCTTCAATTCTTGGAGCAGAAAACAATGATGAAATTAGTGATGGGTATACTGGGACTAAGGATATCAAGAGGGGTAGCCGGTCTGCAAGGCAGAAGCTCTTGGCTGAGGTTGATCTAAAGTGCAAATTGGTTGATTTTGGAAGTGCATGTTGGATACACAAACAATTCACCAGTGATATTCAGACAAGACAGTACAGATGCCCGGAGGTTATTTTGGGATCTAAGTACTCAACATCAGCTGATATGTGGTCATTTGCTTGCATCTGCTTTGAGCTGGCCACCGGCGATGTCCTTTTTGACCCACACAGTGGTGAAAACTTTGATCGTGATGAGGTTTGCtttcatattatttttatttcccttTTTTCAGCAATAGCATGTCCCGTTGCTTGTAGGTTTCTGACTGGTGTCTCCTTGATCCTATTATGTTTCATACCATGATTAGTGTTAACTTCTCTGATACTGTCTGCATTGGTTCAGATTGATTTGTGATAACTATTTCATTTGTTCATTACCAGTTAGCATGGTTTGTTGATTTTGCTCTCAATTGGACAAACTCTAATGTAAAGTTGCTTTCAACTCCTTGGTTTCTATATGGTTGTTCTCGATTTGAGTATGACTGGTGTAGGTCCATTAAGTTGCTTATTTTACaggttatatttttttacgTGGCTCGTTGCTTTCTGAACTAGTTTTGTTAGAGTCGTGTCGTACGAATTATGAAAGTATACTGTTCGTGAAGTTGCAGGAATGTAGCTTCTGTGTATATGTAAATTGGTGCCTTAATGAATATCTCCTGTTGTGATAAGATGGTGCttacttttcttctttttctcctGATCTTTGTCTTTTGTTGATGCACCAAGTCTCTGAAATCATTTCCTGACCATTGACTTTCATAGTCTTAATCTACATGTGTTGTTATTTGTGATGCTAATTGATTATATATTGTTCCCTTTTTTGTAGGATCATTTGGCCCTGATGATGGAACTTCTTGGAATGATGCCACGCAAGGTGAGGAGAATTCTGGCTGTTGAGTTGCTTATCCCACCGGCTACTGGCCCGAAACTAAAAACTGTTAAATCTATATGTTCAGTCAATTTTTTAATCTTGGCCGTGTATTTACTCCAAATTCATGTTTTCTACATGACCTAAAAAATAGGTTGCTTTGGGCGGACGTTACTCTCGAGACTTCTTTAATAGATTTGGAGATTTAAGACATATTAGAAGATTGAGAGTTTGGCCTCTCGTGAAGGTGCTTTCGGAGAAATATGAGTTCCGTGAACACGATGCTAGTGAGATGGCTGATTTCCTTATCCAGATACTAGATTTTGTGCCTGAGAAAAGGCTGACAGCCGCCCAATGTCTTAATCATCCATGGATAAGTGGTGGCCCTAGTCAATTAGCCCCATCGACCTCTCAACTCAAGGAACTAGAAAATGGTAGTTCCGATAAGAAGAGGGACAAGGATGAGAGGGAGGCAATGGAGGTAAGAGTGGGAAATATTGCTATTGATGGATCATCAAGGACTACCATAAAGAACAACTGATCATGATCTGGTATCGTATTCAGTCACTTACACGTTGATCTTGTATGAAGCTTGCTTGGGCAGCCATACTCTTGTGGCCTCTATAATTATGTGGACAGTGTTTCTCTTTCCAATTGTTGAGATCAAGTGAGAAAAATAACGGGAAAGCTATTATAACACAGTACAAGTGTACAACACTTAATACACAGCCAGGCGGACAGAGCATGGGTTTTTGCTTGTTGTCCGTGGTATGATTATTTGATTACTTCGATAACTAGGGCTGTCATATGACTGGTCTTATCTGTACATTTTGCTGGTTTAATTTTGCTCTCTGGCTAACCTTCGTTGGTGTCTGCCTGTTCCTGAGTCTAATACTGtgtatggtggtggtggtggtgtgtgtgtgtgtgcttATATGCTGGGCAATATGTAGCTAGAGAAAATAATAGTACCTCTTGCCAGAAGAGTTGTAACTTGATTGACATTGTATCTTATTATTCATTGTAAGCAATTGAGCTCTCATAATTTCAGTCTCTCCTTTATGTGATTTGCAAGCTGCTTGACTGCGCAACAAAACATAGCAACAGCACACCAACAGGTTTCTTAAAAGTCACTAAAAAGTAGAGAAGTAGATGAACAGTTGTGTGGCTTAATATGGTGCATTTTAGATGACAATtgatcttttcttttttcctgcATCATCACTCATTCTAAGCTTCATACAAACATAATGTGCACAATCAACACTAACATTATTTAGCTACGAGGTAAATATCGGACCATGAACGTGAATAAGCAATAGAGCGAGCTATGGACTGCGACCTTGCCTTCAAAGAGGtagtcacacacacacaccacaGCCACCTCACCAATGAATTAGTCAGAATCCTCTTGTTCAGTAGTCACATGCTTCCTGTCGAGTTACCACCGGAGGATGGAACATTGCGTTGCATAAGCATCTGAGGACTGTAGGGGCTCTTTGACAGTATAAATACCAACACCTTCATATAACCTTGTATGTATCCCCAATCATATCAACCAAAATTGTGCTTGGAAACAATAGTGTAACGTGGGCCTTCTCTAATGTTTACAATATCTTCTTTTGCCTGAGGTATGCATACATGAGAGAGAATCCCAGCAGAGCACCCACTAAAATTGCTGCTGTTGTTAGCCAAAAGGCGAACTGCAATACAAGTTTTCACCAGATGAAATAATATGATAAGCAAGCGGGTATGTGCCTGAGAGAGGATGATAGTAATGTAAAATGAGGGAGAACAAGTTGATCGTACCACACGTTCCTCGAGATAAGATCTCAAGTTCATGCCAAATATACCTGTCAGTTTTGGTGTGATGTTAGCATGAATTTTTTAGTAAATGCTGTAGCATGCAAAATTATCTCATGTTATGACAATAACAAAAAATGTAGCAACCAACATATGTATCTTGAACTGAGATTTTGTTTGTTTAGGCTTCTTGGTCAGTTTCACCTTCTAAACGGCTATGAAACTGAATACAGAGGCACACTTGTTCATAGACTTCACCAACATTTACATATCATGTGCTTATGTAACTAAACTTAATGAGGATTTCAAGGAGCATTCGAATTGATCATAAGCCTCCAGCGTTCAACATCATTTGGCAAACTAGGAGAAAACCAGTTCcgttaaattatttattaaatgcCCAGGAGTATACAGTGCCAAGATGATGCATGACTAAAATAACTAGTTATCAGCCAATACCTGCAACTAGGGCACCAACTCCGACGCATAATGCCCCAACCTGAAGGAGCAGTTCCACTCTGCTTACTTCAAGTCTCCGAGAGCTGATTTCATAAAATGATTAACATATACAATTACAGGAATCTTTGGTGTTGGCATAGAAAaacaacaaagaaaaagaagaagcaatGGCAAATAACAAACCTCAGGTTAACAGCAATTGAATCTTCCATTTCCTTTGCTGAATCAAGAAGCCTCTCTGCTTGACCATGACAAGATTCACATCTGTCATTACATGAAATAATCAGTCTGCTAACTACCAAAGTACAACAGAACCACCTACTGTAACCTCAACTTCTACAGAGACCCACTCATTATTAACAAATCATAGAATCACAGAAACTTAGCATATCATCTCTAAGGTTTCTCAGCAGAATGAATGCAGTCAAGAGAAAGGGAAGTACTTGGGCAAAGAAAAGTCTCTTCTTTCCCCTAAAAGATTTAGCTATGACAACAACAAGGGAGTGTTTCCTTTCCTGAGCACAATAATGGGACATTCTTGAACAAATTTTTTCAAAGAGACCCCCCCTCCCTCGGCCCCTGGGTGATCAACCAATTTATAGACATAAGGTGTAGCACTAGGAAAAGATTCAAAGAAGTGCCAGTAGAGCCATCTATACTTCGGTATTTGCATTGTCTCCTCCTTTATCTATTTACCTTTCCATTATGAGAAGTCCCCTACACTTTCATAATAGGATGCCACGGGATTACCTTTGGAGATAATTTTCCAACAGCATGtcaatctcttcttcctcttctgagAAACACAAGGACCAATACTCAGACAGCTGCTTGTACAAACTGAAGTGACGTCTGTACTTATAGATGTAATTCATCTTTGCATGAATCTAACTGTACAAGACTTACCCTCAGCTATCTCTTTCTCCAAGGGAACAGAGCATTCCATACCGTCAGTTTTTGACAGAGTGCAGTTTCTTCCCATAATACATATTCTCCGTATTTCATGGGTATCCTCAAGGATATCAAGCAACATTTGCTTCAAAGCCCCAGCCTTTGAGCCCAATTCTACCTTTAGTCACCAAAAAAGCGTGTGAGTAGCTAGTTATGAGTTGATCAGTACATTTTAGCCAATACCAAGATAGCCAGAATAAATTGTACTAGTGTTTGTTTGCTAATTCGAAGTTCCTCCAGTATGTTGGCAGTCAATCGATTAGGAAGAACCTCAAGCAAATTTTGGACCTGCAAGAAGAGTAATAGTAAAGGAAATTACAGACAATCCATCATAGCTGTAAATAAAAGTGGGCTTGGAATATTCCTATATAAGCACAAGATAAGTAGAT
Proteins encoded in this window:
- the LOC121742074 gene encoding SRSF protein kinase 2-like isoform X1; amino-acid sequence: MAEEAARERNSGDRSETSDYTSEDEGTEDYRRGGYHAVRIGDTFKHGRYVVQSKLGWGHFSTVWLAWDIQKSIHVALKVQKSAQHYTEAAMDEITILKEIDEGDPDDKKCVVKLLDHFKHSGPNGQHVCMVFEYLGDNLLTLIKYSAYRGLPLHKVKEICFHILVGLDYLHRKLSIIHTDLKPENILLLSRIDPSKDPTKSEAPLILPTSKGKIAFESQTSKDVKGSCSDLPKNQKTQTRRKANPAVSRCAGNEASEEAELDNEASGPEDSHEGDKSNGEGRCDASILGAENNDEISDGYTGTKDIKRGSRSARQKLLAEVDLKCKLVDFGSACWIHKQFTSDIQTRQYRCPEVILGSKYSTSADMWSFACICFELATGDVLFDPHSGENFDRDEDHLALMMELLGMMPRKVALGGRYSRDFFNRFGDLRHIRRLRVWPLVKVLSEKYEFREHDASEMADFLIQILDFVPEKRLTAAQCLNHPWISGGPSQLAPSTSQLKELENGSSDKKRDKDEREAMEVRVGNIAIDGSSRTTIKNN
- the LOC121742074 gene encoding SRSF protein kinase 2-like isoform X2, giving the protein MDEITILKEIDEGDPDDKKCVVKLLDHFKHSGPNGQHVCMVFEYLGDNLLTLIKYSAYRGLPLHKVKEICFHILVGLDYLHRKLSIIHTDLKPENILLLSRIDPSKDPTKSEAPLILPTSKGKIAFESQTSKDVKGSCSDLPKNQKTQTRRKANPAVSRCAGNEASEEAELDNEASGPEDSHEGDKSNGEGRCDASILGAENNDEISDGYTGTKDIKRGSRSARQKLLAEVDLKCKLVDFGSACWIHKQFTSDIQTRQYRCPEVILGSKYSTSADMWSFACICFELATGDVLFDPHSGENFDRDEDHLALMMELLGMMPRKVALGGRYSRDFFNRFGDLRHIRRLRVWPLVKVLSEKYEFREHDASEMADFLIQILDFVPEKRLTAAQCLNHPWISGGPSQLAPSTSQLKELENGSSDKKRDKDEREAMEVRVGNIAIDGSSRTTIKNN